From Brassica oleracea var. oleracea cultivar TO1000 chromosome C3, BOL, whole genome shotgun sequence, a single genomic window includes:
- the LOC106334871 gene encoding E3 ubiquitin-protein ligase PRT6-like isoform X1, whose translation METDSRANNSLLKRLASVGVPKKCCSKRGLVEFVRSNRSRTSEIVSALLPTDEDVKIGLKGTRERSRLSAVSPTMKKRFRESMSWLQWLMFQDEPGVSLKSLAKLNVDQRGVCGSVWGENDIAYRCRTCESDSTCAICVACFENGDHSSHDYSITYTSGGCCDCGDDAAWKQEGFCSNHKGSEQIQPLSENLAESVGPVLDALFACWNSKLLSAEGIRKKDARSNDALAVRQKMSNEMTFAVVEMLLGFYKSSESLLSFVSRRIVASSGLLILLVKAERFLDQDVMKKLHDLFLKLIGDPVFKPEFAKALVSYYPLVVSGAVEKGDDPKFMKYPILPLFSVQFFTVPTLATVLVKEMNLLAMLLGCLSDIFLSCCGEDGVLQATKWVRLCEISDRVIADLKYVTSHDVVSKYATHEHLELSRSWLKILTVAQGMDPLKRETGIHIEEENENMHLFFDLSHSIAGIHSLLVNGAYSPASDEQLENERTTKADGDGERYAKVGKLSHKDSVCTAMISSSFFDSSMASEVHEVDAFRTLIPSSAIWLIRECLKVLETCLGNDEGISKFLCKLVSPSGRSVSSREPSTEVQADVRTDCRRLSRNSSDPTENASGVHILGLCDWPDIHYDVSFQAISVHLPLHRLLSLLIAKALRMCYGESTLHHGVNVSLEIPQADCFSYVLGDFHPCGFSALVMEHVLRVRVFCAQVIAGMWKKNGDTALVSCEWYRSVRRSEQGLELDLFLLQCCGALAPADSYVNKLLSRFGLSSYLSLNLDITNEYEPVLVQEMLALLIQILQERRFCGFSTAESLRREIICKLATGDFTRSQLVKSLPRDLSKSDELQEVLDNVSDYCNPSGMNQGKYSLRSSCWKELNLYHPRLHSGGLQSAEERFSRYCGVSALATQLPRWRMIYPPLKGLSRIGTCKATFQIISSALYYALQSGTSVKSRAPDGVLITALHLLSLSLDICTQQRESNIQACCVEDSIPILELAGLEIMGINQRTGHESLLSLLVSLMRTRKDDGLHQFPEAGRCNISSWIAKLLKKFSAIDSVCMKLLQSLAPEVVSQSGFDKVTSGAASDAKRKAKARERQAAILAKMKAEQAKFLSTLSSSMDDDDPRSETETSDSLMEQDSEIAVREVCSLCHDPDSKDPVSFLIFLQKSKLLSFVDRGPPSWDQRSQSEKNMSVDGVRVVLRRNFSSDSLMIPHDATSEPATDSVFESLTTRLIRNGQTEKRSSDGMGKDESNMESMEIAMYQTARRKINNVINQSLTHVDQRPHAAESSSERNPVGGLPTLQVRVPDIQSRQTSRHSDVSSDGFHPTDCDGVYLSSCGHAVHQSCLERYLKSLKERSDGRNVFEGAHIVDLKLGEFLCPACRGLANSVLPACAGDLCSVSSIQESSHDMLGKSDAQMPSLRLCEALCLLRSAADEIEDGDCVRTVSLQGDESIRKDLESVSNKLWNFYFSERQENFPGSHWLSQSIVMWDTLKYSLISMEIVTRCAKSSVFPVYCIDSLYEELNTSKGTALLLLLRVVQSTRTKNALHVCQRFVGLKHLAESICSGISSSPSSSIFGSEADSLKNINLLWNRSSDPVLFHDPFSSLMWALFCLPSPFITCQESLLSLVHIFYSVSLVQTIIAYCAGRMFDLSNLDNLLSDISIALRESGGWEYFRSNNMDLSCDIKETIRKYSLPFLRRCAMLWRLLETTTSGKLHEEVDKFDESTSDNMDFMHSPQSELNHVNELEKMFKIPPIDTILSDELLRSSTQTWLGHFQKEYKVYRVKEPLCITPVVPFQLMKLPNLYQDLLQRYIKKPCSSCKEVLEEPALCLLCGRLCSPIRPPCCRESGCQTHAVTCGAGTGVFLLIRRTTILLQRFGRQSSWPSLYLDTFGEEDTNMFRGKRLYLNEERYAALTDMVGSHGLDQSSKVLNQTTLGIFLT comes from the exons ATGGAGACCGACTCGCGTGCAAATAATTCTCTCCTCAAG AGGCTTGCGTCTGTTGGGGTACCTAAGAAATGCTGTTCCAAGCGTGGCCTAGTGGAATTCGTTAGATCTAACCGATCCAGGACTTCGGAGATCGTCTCTGCTCTCTTACCTACAGATGAGGATGTGAAAATTGGATTGAAGGGAACTAGGGAACGGTCTCGCTTGTCTGCGGTGAGTCCCACCATGAAGAAGAGGTTCAGGGAGAGCATGAGCTGGCTGCAGTGGCTGATGTTCCAGGACGAGCCTGGCGTTTCCTTGAAGAGTCTGGCGAAACTGAACGTTGATCAGCGAGGCGTCTGCGGCTCCGTCTGGGGAGAGAACGACATAGCGTATCGGTGCAGGACGTGCGAGAGTGACTCCACTTGCGCGATCTGCGTGGCTTGTTTCGAGAATGGCGATCACAGCTCCCACGATTATTCGATCACCTACACGAGCGGTGGCTGTTGCGATTGTGGGGATGATGCAGCGTGGAAACAAGAAGGTTTCTGTTCGAATCATAAAGGCTCCGAGCAGATTCAGCCCCTCTCGGAGAATCTAGCGGAGTCGGTTGGGCCTGTACTTGATGCTCTTTTTGCTTGTTGGAATAGCAAGCTCTTATCCGCGGAAGGTATTCGTAAGAAAGATGCTAGATCCAACGATGCTCTTGCGGTACGCCAAAAGATGTCCAACGAGATGACATTCGCAGTGGTTGAGATGCTTCTGGGATTTTATAAGTCCAGTGAGAGTTTGCTAAGTTTCGTTTCTAGAAGGATTGTCGCTTCAAGTGGTCTATTGATACTTCTCGTAAAGGCTGAGAGGTTCTTGGACCAAGATGTTATGAAGAAACTGCACGACTTGTTCCTCAAATTGATTGGAGATCCAGTCTTTAAGCCGGAATTTGCAAAAGCGCTTGTGAGTTACTATCCGCTTGTCGTTAGTGGAGCGGTTGAGAAGGGTGATGATCCCAAGTTCATGAAATATCCAATACTGCCTCTGTTTTCTGTGCAATTCTTCACGGTGCCAACTCTAGCAACAGTTCTGGTGAAGGAAATGAATTTGCTAGCAATGCTTTTGGGATGCCTCAGCGATATCTTTCTTTCTTGTTGTGGGGAGGATGGTGTGCTACAG GCTACAAAGTGGGTACGGTTGTGTGAGATAAGTGACCGTGTCATTGCAGACTTGAAATATGTTACGAGCCATGATGTAGTTTCGAAGTACGCAACACATGAACATCTGGAGTTATCAAGATCATGGTTGAAAATATTGACCGTTGCTCAAGGAATGGATCCTCTGAAAAGAGAGACTGGAATCCATATTGAAGAAGAAAATGAGAACATGCATTTGTTCTTTGATTTGAGTCACTCAATAGCTGGTATTCACTCTCTGTTGGTTAATGGTGCATATTCTCCTGCCAGTGATGAACAATTAGAAAATGAGAGAACCACCAAGGCTGATGGAGATGGAGAAAGGTATGCAAAAGTTGGGAAATTGTCTCATAAAGATTCTGTATGTACTGCGATGATAAGTAGCAGCTTCTTTGATAGCTCGATGGCTTCTGAAGTCCACGAAGTTGACGCTTTCCGTACCCTGATTCCTTCTTCTGCCATATGGTTGATACGCGAGTGTTTGAAAGTTCTGGAGACTTGCTTAGGAAATGATGAAGGTATATCAAAATTTCTTTGCAAGTTGGTTTCTCCTAGCGGCAGAAGTGTATCTAGTAGAGAACCGAGTACGGAGGTTCAGGCAGATGTTAGGACTGACTGTAGGAGATTATCTCGCAACTCTTCCGATCCTACGGAGAATGCATCAGGAGTACATATACTTGGTTTGTGTGATTGGCCGGACATCCACTACGATGTGAGCTTTCAGGCTATATCAGTCCATCTACCGTTACACCGATTACTTTCTTTGCTCATAGCAAAAGCATTAAGGATGTGTTATGGAGAATCAACTTTGCACCATGGAGTCAATGTTAGTCTTGAGATCCCACAGGCCGACTGCTTCAGCTATGTTTTAGGAGATTTCCATCCTTGTGGATTTTCTGCACTTGTTATGGAGCATGTTCTCCGGGTAAGGGTGTTCTGTGCCCAAGTTATCGCTGGAATGTGGAAGAAGAATGGGGATACTGCATTAGTATCTTGTGAGTGGTATCGGTCAGTTCGTCG GTCAGAACAGGGGCTTGAACTTGATCTATTTCTCCTGCAATGTTGTGGTGCGTTGGCTCCTGCAGATTCTTATGTTAATAAGCTTCTCAGTCGGTTTGGGCTCTCGAGCTATCTTTCACTAAACCTCGATATAACAAATGA GTATGAACCAGTTTTGGTCCAGGAAATGCTTGCTCTTCTGATACAGATTCTGCAAGAAAGGCGATTTTGTGGTTTTTCTACTGCTGAAAGTTTGAGAAGAGAGATCATCTGCAAGTTGGCTACTGGAGATTTCACTCGTAGTCAATTGGTCAAATCTTTACCCCGTGATCTCTCCAAGTCGGATGAGCTCCAGGAGGTCTTAGATAACGTTTCAGACTATTGTAATCCATCCGGCATGAACCAG GGAAAGTATTCACTACGGTCATCTTGTTGGAAGGAGTTGAATCTCTATCACCCTCGTTTGCATTCAGGAGGATTGCAATCTGCAGAAGAAAGATTTTCACGCTATTGTGGAGTGTCTGCGTTGGCCACTCAGCTTCCTAGGTGGCGAATGATCTACCCGCCTTTAAAGGGGCTTTCTAGAATAGGAACTTGCAAAGCCACTTTTCAAATCATTTCCTCTGCTTTATACTACGCACTACAGAGTGGTACTTCTGTTAAATCACGTGCTCCAGATGGCGTTCTCATAACCGCTTTGCACTTACTCTCGCTATCATTGGATATTTGCACTCAACAAAGGGAATCTAATATTCAGGCTTGTTGCGTAGAAGATTCGATTCCGATTCTCGAATTGGCTGGTCTGGAAATAATGGGTATAAATCAAAGGACTGGACATGAAAGTTTGTTGTCTCTTCTTGTTTCATTAATGAGGACTCGTAAAGACGATGGTCTCCATCAATTTCCAGAGGCAGGCCGTTGCAATATTTCGTCCTGGATTGCAAAGTTGCTGAAGAAGTTCAGTGCAATTGATTCTGTCTGTATGAAGCTATTGCAAAGTCTTGCCCCGGAGGTTGTCAGTCAATCTGGATTTGATAAAGTCACGTCAGGCGCTGCTTCTGATGCGAAACGCAAGGCTAAAGCTAGAGAGAGGCAGGCTGCTATTCTG GCTAAAATGAAAGCTGAACAGGCAAAATTCTTGTCTACCTTGAGTTCCAGCATGGATGATGATGATCCAAGATCTGAAACTGAAACAAGTGATTCCCTAATGGAACAGGATTCAGAAATTGCTGTTCGTGAAGTTTGTTCCCTCTGCCATGACCCAGATTCCAAAGACCCGGTTTCTTTCTTGATTTTTCTCCAG AAATCTAAACTTTTGAGTTTTGTGGATAGAGGCCCTCCATCTTGGGATCAACGTTCACAGTCAGAAAAGAATATGTCGGTTGATGGAGTTCGCGTGGTCCTGAGACGTAATTTTTCCTCAGATAGTTTAATGATTCCGCATGATGCAACCTCTGAGCCTGCTACAGATTCCGTGTTTGAATCTTTAACAACCCGGCTTATAAGGAATGGTCAGACGGAGAAGAGGTCTAGCGACGGGATGGGAAAAGATGAATCTAACATGGAATCAATGGAAATAGCTATGTATCAAACTGCTCGCAGAAAAATTAATAACGTTATAAATCAAAGCCTTACACATGTAGATCAACGACCACATGCTGCTGAAAGTAGTTCAGAGAGAAATCCTGTTGGTGGCCTACCTACTTTGCAAGTAAGAGTTCCTGATATTCAATCAAGACAAACCTCTAGACATTCGGATGTCAGTTCAGATGGGTTTCACCCTACTGACTGTGATGGGGTTTATCTTTCATCATGTGGGCATGCTGTGCATCAAAGCTGCCTTGAACGATATTTAAAGTCCTTAAAGGAAAG GTCGGACGGAAGAAATGTCTTTGAAGGTGCACATATTGTGGATCTAAAACTG GGAGAATTTCTCTGTCCTGCATGCCGGGGACTAGCTAATTCTGTATTGCCTGCATGTGCCGGAGATTTATGTTCTGTCTCAAGTATACAGGAAAGTTCGCATGATATGTTAGGTAAATCAGATGCACAGATGCCTTCTCTTCGGCTCTGTGAAGCGTTGTGTCTACTACGATCTGCGGCTGACGAGATCGAAGATGGTGATTGCGTTAGAACAGTTTCCCTGCAGGGAGATGAATCAATAAGGAAAGATCTTGAATCTGTTTCTAACAAGCTCTGGAATTTCTATTTTTCTGAGCGACAGGAAAATTTTCCGGGAAGTCATTGGTTATCACAATCAATCGTAATGTGGGACACCCTTAAGTACTCTCTTATTTCAATGGAAATTGTTACTCGCTGTGCGAAGAGTTCAGTGTTTCCTGTCTATTGTATTGACTCCTTGTATGAAGAGTTAAATACCTCTAAGGGAACTGCTTTGTTACTCTTATTACGAGTGGTACAGAGCACCCGAACAAAGAATGCTTTACATGTTTGTCAGAGATTTGTGGGCTTGAAGCATCTTGCAGAGTCTATATGCTCTGGAATTTCAAGTAGTCCTTCGAGCAGCATTTTTGGAAGTGAAG CAGATTCATTGAAGAATATAAACCTGCTCTGGAATCGATCATCTGATCCAGTTCTTTTCCATGACCCATTTTCATCACTGATGTGGGCTCTTTTTTGTCTCCCTTCTCCTTTCATCACCTGCCAGGAATCTCTATTATCACTTGTGCATATTTTCTACAGCGTGTCTCTTGTTCAG ACTATAATTGCCTATTGCGCAGGTCGCATGTTTGACTTGAGTAACTTAGATAACCTGCTTAGCGACATCTCCATCGCTTTGAGAGAATCAGGTGGTTGGGAGTATTTCAGGTCTAACAATATGGATTTATCATGTGATATAAAAGAGACTATCCGTAAATATAGTCTTCCTTTCTTGAGGAGATGTGCAATGCTGTGGAGGCTACTGGAAACTACTACTTCTGGAAAGCTTCATGAAGAGGTAGATAAGTTTGATGAGTCCACCAGTGACAATATGGATTTCATGCATAGTCCCCAGTCGGAGCTGAATCATGTGAATGAATTGGAGAAAATGTTCAAGATTCCGCCTATTGATACCATTCTCAGTGATGAACTTCTCCGGTCCTCAACACAAACATGGCTTGGACATTTCCAGAAGGAATACAAAGTTTACAGAGTTAAAGAGCCTCTTTGCATAACACCTGTAGTTCCTTTCCAGCTTATGAAGTTACCCAATTTATACCAGGACCTATTGCAAAG GTATATCAAGAAACCTTGCAGCAGCTGCAAGGAAGTTCTGGAAGAACCTGCATTATGTCTTCTTTGTGGAAGATTGTGTTCTCCCATAAGGCCACCTTGTTGCAG AGAAAGTGGTTGTCAGACTCATGCAGTCACCTGTGGTGCTGGTACTGGTGTATTTCTTCTGATACGG CGGACCACAATTTTGCTACAAAGATTTGGAAGACAATCATCTTGGCCATCACTTTACTTGGATACGTTTGGAGAAGAG GATACCAATATGTTCAGAGGAAAACGACTATACCTGAATGAAGAACGTTACGCTGCATTAACAGACATG GTTGGTTCTCATGGACTCGATCAGAGCTCCAAAGTTCTCAATCAAACGACGCTAGGAATTTTCTTAACTTGA